One segment of Cynocephalus volans isolate mCynVol1 chromosome 8, mCynVol1.pri, whole genome shotgun sequence DNA contains the following:
- the NHLH1 gene encoding helix-loop-helix protein 1 — protein MMLNSDTMELDLPPTHSETESGFSDCGGGAGPDGAGPGGPGAGQSRGPEPGEPGRKDLQHLSREERRRRRRATAKYRTAHATRERIRVEAFNLAFAELRKLLPTLPPDKKLSKIEILRLAICYISYLNHVLDV, from the coding sequence ATGATGCTCAACTCAGACACCATGGAGTTGGACCTGCCTCCCACCCACTCGGAGACCGAGTCGGGCTTCAGCGActgtgggggcggggcgggcccTGATGGTGCTGGGCCCGGGGGTCCTGGAGCTGGGCAATCCCGGGGCCCAGAGCCGGGAGAGCCTGGCCGAAAAGACCTGCAGCACCTGAGCCGCGAAGAGCGCCGGCGCCGGCGCCGAGCCACAGCCAAGTACCGCACGGCCCACGCCACGCGGGAGCGCATCCGCGTGGAAGCCTTCAACCTGGCCTTCGCCGAGCTGCGCAAGCTGCTGCCCACGCTGCCCCCTGACAAGAAGCTCTCCAAGATTGAGATCCTGCGCCTCGCCATCTGCTACATCTCCTACCTGAACCACGTGCTGGACGTCTGA